Sequence from the Mesorhizobium sp. PAMC28654 genome:
TCGAGCTCGACCGGCGGCGAGGCAAGGAAAAGCGGACCACCGAAATCACCGGAGTCGAGACCCGATTCCGCCACGGCTTCGCGCGCGGCGGTTTCGGCCAGCTCGTAGGTGAGAGGGCTGGCGCCCTTCGAACTCGATGCCAGGAAGTCGACCGTGCCGGAGATGCGGGTGTTCAAATGATCGACTGGAAAGCGGGTGATCGGGTGGATGCCGGATTTGCCGGAGGTCAGCGCCGCCCAATTGTCGGTCTTGCCGATGCCAAGCGAGGTCACCACGCCAATGCCGGTGACGGCGACGATCGGCCTGCCCATGTGATCATTCAGTTTGGCCATGCGGTAGCCCTCGACCGTTTATCGTTGTGGCATGGACGTTCAAACACCGCCTTACGCGGCGTTGACCAGCGCCATGCCCTCGAATTGGTGATAGCCGATCGCCGTTGCAAGGACGCTTTTTGGCACGCCTTCGAATGGCTTCTCGGCAGCGGCATCAAAAACAGGGTAGGCGGCCTTGCGATCGACAGCGAGTGCCGCCAGCGCCACGGCGAACGGAAACTGCGCTTCCTTCATGTGTCCGGTCAGCGTCGAGAAGCCGCGCGTGGTGATCGCCGGATTGGCGTCGAGCGCAGCCTTCTCGGCGGTGGTTGCCGCGTGAGCGCCCGATGCACCCGATAGTGCCAGCAAATTGCCGTTCGGCAACGCGGCTCGGCTAAGCAGCGCGGCAATCTCCGCGTCGAGTTCGCCCCGCCGCCGTCTGGCGCGGCCAGAGACGACCGCCCCCAACTCGGCATAGATTTTCCGCCCACGGCCTACCGCGTGTTCGCGCTGCTCCAGCACCAGGAAAGCGCCGCCGGATCCCGACACCACGCCACCACCTTCCGCGCCCTGTCTTTGCCAGACCGGTTTCCATGGGCCGCGATGCAGATAGCCGGCCAATTCATAGCCGAGCAGCATGTCGGAATGTTCTGTCTGGAAGGCGCCGCCGACCAGGATATGCGTCGACTGGCCCGAGCGGATGCGCGCGGCAGCCGTCTCGACGGCCGAGACACCCGCACCTTCCTCACCCATGAAGGTGCGCGACGATCCCGTCACCTTGTGGACGATGGAGATGTTGCCGGCGAGCAGATTGGAAAGCTGGGCCAGGAACAGGGTTGGCCGCAGTTCGGTGGTGAGTTTCTCGTTGAGCAGCACATCGCGGTCGTTGCGGCTTTCCGAAGCGGCCATGATATCGGCGTCGACCGCCTCGTCGCGCTCGCCGCCGCCGGCGGCCACGACCATATCCATGGTCGTGCAAAGCTCGTCATTGCCCTTGATGCCGGCATCGTCCAGCGCGAGCCCGGCGGCATAGGTGCCAAGCCGCTGCCAGGTTTCCATCTGCCGCTGGTCGCCGCGCTTGGCGATCTGCAGGTTCCAGTCGATGGCCGGTAGCGGATGGACGGTGTAAGGCGCGAACCGCCCGGATTCGAGCACGGGGCTCAGACCTGGCTGGGCGAGTTTCCGCCAATGCGCATCCGGACCCTCTCCCAGCGAGGAGACAAGGCCGATGCCGGTGATGACGACGTCGTGAGGGCTCATGGGCGGCTGTTGTGGGTCAGGCTGCAGGGCGCGTCAAGGTCGCGCGGCTTGCGCCACATCAGGCGGTCTTGGCCGCGACCAGCGCGTCGATCTTGGCGCACAGGTTCTTCATGACGAAATAATCGTCGGTCGAGGCCTTGCCGTCATTGACTTCCTGCGTCCACTTTTCCAGCGGCACCTTGATGCCGAATTCCTTGTCGATGGCAAAGACGATGTCGAGGAAGTCGAGGCTGTCGATGCCGAGATCGTCGATCGTGTGGCTCTCGGGCGTAATGGTGTCGATATCGATCTCGCTGGTGTCGGCAATGATCTTGGCGACTTTGTCGAACGTGGTGGACAAGGGGCTTTTCCTTCATTTGCGGGCGGAATCTGTCCGCATGTGGTTGCGCGCTGTCTAATCGGTTTTTCCCGGCAGGAAAAGACCGAATGCGCCGCGCGCGAATGGGATACAGGGTGGCAATCGGCCAAAATGATGGCGTTGCCGGCGGATGGTCGCTGCGGATGTCCTCAAAATGTCACGCGACCGAGCACGCGCAAGCCCTCGCCCTGGGGCTCGACGACCACCGCTTCGCCTTCGCGCGGCGAAATGCCGGTGAGCGCGACGATGTCTTCCAGATGGGTGACCATGACCAGATTGTCGGAGCCGGAATAGGCGCGGATCTCCTTCATGATCGCCGCGATCTGGGCGGCCTTCGCGGTCTCGTCGGTCGACAGCAGGTCGAGCGGCGCAAAGAGTTCCGGCTCGGCCTCGAAGGCGATCCGGGCTGTGTCCACGCACCGGCAATAGCGGCTGGACAACACGCGAGAGACGGGTGCCGCGCGGGCGGCGAACAGTGCGCCGATCTTGCTCGCCTGCTGTTTACCGCGCGCCGACAGATTGATCTGGGTGGAACAGTTGGCGATGTCGAAATTGGCCGGATCGGTGGCGCCGGTAACCATCGCATTGCGAAGCAGCACGACATGTCCGCCATCACGCAGCAGCGCCCAGCCGGCGTCGGTCGCATGAGCAGAAGCGGGAATGACAAGCAGAAACAGCGCCAGGGCAAATCGAATCATCAACTATCCTTTAAAGGTCGCCAGCAGGCGGTTGCCGATGACCGGTATATAGGGACGGTAAAGTTTGCTGAAAAACAAGGCACGGCCGCGTGAGTTCTCGGACCACTGCGCATACTGCCAGCCGCGCACGACCTTCAGCCGTGGCGCTTGTCGCAGGCTTGCTATTTCAAGGCACTGGCCAATTGCGCTGCAATCAGGGCTCGCCTATCACCGGGGAAATGTCCCCGCTGACTGAAACAGTCCTTTTTGTCTTCAGCCTTGTCGCACTCGGCTATCTTGCCGGGCTCACCGGCTATCTGAAGCCGGCGAGCGGCGAGGGGATATCCGACTTCGCGGTCAGCGTGGCGATGCCGCTGCTGCTGTTCCAGACGATGGTGAACGCCGATTTCCATGGCGTGGCGCCGTGGTCGCTTTGGTCAGCCTATTTCATCGCGGTGGCGCTCACATGGGCCGCCGGGCATCTGGTCACCACCCGGATTTTCGGACGCGACGCACGCGCCGGGATCGTCGGTGGCGTATCATCGTCCTATTCCAATGTGGTCCTGCTTGGCGCTCCCTTCATCCTCGGCATATTCGGGCCGAACGGGTTCGAGGTGCTGTCGCTGCTGGTGTCCGTGCACCTGCCGATCATGATGATGGCCTCGATTGTCCTGTTCGAGATATTTGGCCGTCGCGGCGATGAGCCAGTTCATCCCCTGCGGGTCGTCAGGAGCTTCCTGCGGAAATTGCTCGTCAATCCGCTGATCATCGGCATCCTGGCCGGCCTCGCATGGCGCATCAGCGGAACGCCGCTGCCGGGGCTTGTCTCGCGGCTGGTCGACGCGCTGGCCAGTACCGCCGGCCCGGTGGCGCTGTTCGCGATGGGGCTCAGCCTGCGCCGTTTCGGCATTTCCGGCAACATCCGGCCGGCGCTGGCGCTCTCGGTGCTGAAGCTGTTCCTGATGCCGGCGCTGGTTCTCGGTCTTGTCTGGCTGTTCGGGCTGCCGCCGCTGACCGCCAAGGTGGCGGTCGTGGTGGCGGCGCTGCCGTCGGGCATCAATTCCTACCTCATTGCCGTGCAGTTCAACACGGGCCAGGCGCTGGCGTCGAACCAGATGACCATCGCCACCGCTTGCGCGGCCGTCACCACCGCCTTCTGGCTGGCCGTTGTCGGATACGTGTTCGGGTAGTTATTCCCTGGCCCAAAGCCTATATGCCATCTTGCAATTGCTTGCCGGGCTTGCCCTCGGTAAAGAGCAGTGGCTCACGTCCTGACGTACCGGCATCAATGCCGTCAGGACGTTCACAAGAAATCCACAGACCGGCCCGTCAGTGTGCCGAACGGAGGCTAGACCATGCTTCAGAAAACCAGCCATTTCATGCGGCAGGCCAATCTCATCAACGGCGAGTGGGTGCAGGCCGACAGCGGCCAGACCGTTGACGTCAACAACCCGGCCACCGGTCTCAAGATCGGCACCGTGCCTAAGTCGGGTAAGGCCGAGACCCGTCGCGCCATCGAGGCCGCCGACGCTGCCTTCAAGTCATGGCGCAAGACCACCGCGCTCGACCGTTCGAAGCTGCTGCGCAAGCTGCATGACGCGATCATGGACAATCAGGATGTGCTGGCCGAACTGCTCACCATCGAGCAGGGCAAGTCGCTGTTTGAATCGAAGGGCGAGATCGGCTCGGCCGCGGCCTACATCCTGTGGTTCGCCGAAGAGGGTCGCCGCACCTATGGCGACGTTGTTCCGTCGCCGTGGGCCGACCGCCGCATCCTGGTCACCAAGGAGCCGGTTGGCGTCATAGCCGCCATCACCCCGTGGAATTTCCCGTCCTCGATGCTGGCCCGCAAGCTCGGCCCGGCGCTCGCCGCCGGCTGCACCGCCGTGGTCAAGCCGGCTTCGCAGACCCCTTATTCAGGCCTCGCCTGGGGCGCGCTCGCCGAGGAAGTCGGCTTCCCGAAAGGCGTGATCAATATCCTGACGGGTGCCGCCGGCGAGATCGGCGACGAAATCTGCTCCAATCCCCTGGTGTCGAAGATCACCTTCACCGGCTCGACCGAGGTCGGCAAGATCCTCATCCAGAAGTCGTCCGTCACCGTGAAGAAGGTGTCGATGGAGCTCGGCGGCAACGCGCCGTTTATCGTCTTCGACGATGCTGATCTCGAGCGTGCCGTGGCCGGCGCCATCACCGCCAAGTACCGTAATTCCGGCCAGACCTGCGTCTGCACCAACCGCTTCCTGGTTCAGGCTGGTGTCTACGACAAATTTGTCGAAAGGCTTGCGGCCGCCAGCAACGAGCTGAAGGTCGGTTCCGGTCTTGAGGACGGCGTGCAGCAGGGACCGCTGATCGACGAGAAGGCGGTTGAGAAGGTCGAGGAACTGATCGCCGACGCCACCGCCAAGGGTGGCAAGGTCGTCGCTGGCGGCAAGCGCCATGCGCTGGGCGGCTCGTTCTTCCAGCCGACGGTCATTGCCAACGCGACGCCCAAGATGCGCTTCATGAAGGAAGAGATCTTTGGCCCGGTGGCCCCGGTGTTCAAGTTCGAGACCGAGGAAGAGGCCATCGCACTCGCCAATGACACCGAATTCGGTCTCGCCTGCTATTTCTACACCGGCGACCTTGGCCGTGCCTTCCGTGTCATGGAAGGTTTGAAATACGGCATGGTGGGCGTCAATGAAGGCCTCATCACCACGCCGGAAGCGCCGTTCGGCGGCGTCAAGGAATCGGGTCTCGGCAAGGAAGGCGGACATCAGGGTATCGAGGATTACCTCGACACCAAGTATGTTTGCATTGGTGGCCTCGGCCTCTGATTCTCCAAGCCGGTCCGCAAGGTCAGGCAGGCATCCATCAACGACTGGCGTTTGCGGGCATGACAATGAAGGACGGCGAGGTTTTCGGGACGACGCAGGCGGGCGAGGACGTCCGCCGCTTCACCATCAAGGGCGGCGGCCTCACCGCCAGCATCATCGGGCTGGGCGCGATCGTCCAGGATCTGCGCTTGAACGGCCATGATGCGCCGCTGGTGCTCGGCTACGATCGTTTCCAGGCTTATGAAACGGACACGGCCTTCTTCGGCGCGGTTGTCGGGCGCTTCGCCAACCGCATCCGCGACGGCCGCTTCACCCTCGCCGGCAATCGTTACCAGACTGAACGCAATTACCTCGACAAGCATACGCTGCATGGCGGCTCGCAGGGCTATTCCCACCGGGCCTGGGCGGTTTCGCTGCATGGCCGGGATTTTGTCACGCTGACATTGCATGACCCCGACGGCTCAATGGGATTTCCGGGCGCGCTCGAGGTGACCTGCACTTATCGGCTGAAGATCCCGGGTACGCTCAGCGTCGAGCTGACGGCGACATGCGAGGAGCCGACGCTGTGCAACCTCGCCCAGCACTCCTATTTCAACCTGGATGACGGCGGCGCCGGCGATATACTCGACCATCGGCTGATGCTGAATGCCGGCGCCTATCTGCCGGTGGACGGCGACATGATCCCGACCGGCGCGGTGAAGCCTGTCGACGGCACCGCCTTCGACTTCCGCCAGGCACGGCCGATACGCATGGAAAACGAGGGCGAACAGCTTCCTTACGACCAGAATTTCTGCCTTGCCCCGACGCGCGGCCCGCTCCGGCAGGCGGCCTGGGCGCAAGGGGCAAACTCAGGCGTCGAGATGGAGGTCTGGACCACGGAGCCCGGCGTCCAGCTCTATACCGGCCAGTATGTGGCGCCGGTGTCATTGGGGCTGGGCGGGCGCCGCTACAACGCATTCTCCGGCTTCTGCCTGGAGGCTCAGGTCTGGCCGGACGCACCCAATCGGCCTTATTTTCCGCAGGCGACGCTGTGGCCGGGCGCGATCTATCACCAGGTGACGGAATATCGGTTCAGGCTGCCTTAGGCCGACCTTTTCGACCTATCCCGCAAACGCGCTACGCAAAACCTCGAACGGTGCCAATGCGCCGCGTACCTGCACGACGGCGGCGGCGACGCGATGCGCATGTGCGGCGGCTTTGGTCGGCGCGTGGCCGGCCAGCCGGGCAGCGAGATAGCCGCCATTGAAGGAATCGCCGGCGCCCGTCGTGTCGGCTGGAGCGGCGACATGGACGGCCGGCACGCGCGCGCTCACCCCGCTTGAAAGGACAAGCGCCGGTTCCTCGCCATTCTTGACGACGATCTCGCCAACGGTCCGTCCCAGCCGCTCCGCCGTCGCCTCCGGTGTCGTATCGCCAAACAGCATCTGCTCGTCGGGAAAGGTCGGCAGCGCGATGTCGGTGACGGCAAGCGCTTCGAGGATCGCGGCTTGCGCGTCCTCGCGATTGCGCCAGAGCCGTGGCCGGTAGTTGGGGTCGAATGCGATCCGGCTGCCCGCGCAGCGCGCGATCGCGACGGCCGCCAGCAAGGTCTTGCGCGCGCCCTCGTCCAGAATTGCCAGGGTGATTCCGGAAAAGTAGACAAGCGACTGGTTTTGCAGGCTTTTCGCCAGGGCAAGGGGGTCGGAGGCAAGCTGCCTGGCGGCCGCATCGCCGCGCCAGTAAGTGAAGGAACGTTCGGCGCCTGTCAGCGTGATGGCGTAGAGGCCGGGACGCGCACCCGCGATGATTGGGCTGGCGCCGACACCGATGCCGTTTTGCGCGAAGAAGCCGATCTGGTCATGGGAGAATGGGTCATCGCCGAACGCCGAGACGTAGGTCGCCGGCCGGTCGTCGCTCAGTGCATGCAGCGCCCACAGCGTGTTGAACGTGTCTCCGGCAAAGCCCATGCGCCAGTTCGGGCCGGCCTGGCCCGAAAGTTCAAGCATGCATTCACCGACCGAGGCGACGCCGTTTCCTGCCATGGATATCCCCTTGCGCAAGTCCCGCTGTAGCTTTTTGCTGTTCGCAGCGCCATGCTTGGCAAAGACGGATTTTTCCGCCAGATGCGTTTTCCCACAGGCTGGCGGGACGCTATGTGTCCGCCACAACGTTATATGCGCAAGAGGAACCGGTTTGGCATCATTATGGCGTTATCTTCTGGCGGGTCTTGGTCTGGCCGCGCTGCTGGCCGGCATCCTTGCCGTGGTATACTTGGCCACGCCGCAAACGGCGCAGCTTGCCGGTGCGGATATTTCCCGATCGAAGAAGACCGACAACGGGCTCTTCATGGCGAGTTTCGAACCGGAGCGGGGCGTCGTCCGACAGGGCGAGCTGGAATCCTGGCTGCTGACATTGAAGACAACCGCCGGCGACCCAGTGGAGGGCGCGGCCATCGCGGTTTCGGGCGGCATGCCGCAGCACAATCATGGCCTGCCGACCAGTCCGCAAGCGACCGACTATCTGGGCGACGGCCGGTATCGCATCGAAGGCGTGAAGTTCACGATGGCTGGGTGGTGGCAGCTGCATTTTGCCATTTCCGCTACCGCTGGTTCCGACACGGTCGTCTTCAACGTGGTCTTGTGAGCCGCCGATGAGGCGTCTTCTTCGCCTTTCAGGTTTTCTAGCGCTTTCGCTGGCCACCATCCTCGCCGGCTGCGGCAAGCCGGATTTTTCCGATGCCGAGAAGAAAACGATTGCCTCGCTGGCGCTGTCGACACTGCCGTCGTTGAAGCCCGATACCACCAACCGCTTTGCCGATGTGCCCGCAGCCGCGGCCCTTGGATCGACACTGTTCTTCGATGCCAGGATGAGCCGCGATGGCAATGTTTCGTGCTCGACCTGCCACAAGATCGACCGGCAATTCCAGGACGACTTGCCGCAAGCGGTTGGGGTCGGGCGCACCAACCGGCGCACAATGGCGCTGGCCGGCGTCGCCTACGATCCCTGGTTCTTCTGGGACGGGCGGCGCGACAGCCTTTGGGCACAGGCGGTGACACCGCTGGAAAATCCGCTGGAGCAGGCTGGAAACCGCGCGGCTTATGCTCACTACATCAAGGCCCGCTTCGGCGAGCGCTATGAACGTATCTTCGGGCCGTTGCCGGATCTTTCGACCGTGCCGGCCAATGCCAGCCCGCTGGGCAACGATGCCGAGAAAGCTTCATGGAACAGTATGAGCGACCAGCAGCGCGATGCGGTCAACCGGGTCTTTTCCAACATCGGCAAGGCGATTGCCGCCTTCGAGCGGTCGATCATGCCGCCACAGACGCGCTTCGACCGGTTTGCCGTGGATCTGGCAACGGGAGCCCAGCCAAAGGGCGACGACGCCTTTTCCGCCCAGGAGGTGCTGGGGCTGAAACTGTTCATCGGCAAGGCCAATTGCGTGACATGCCACAATGGCCCGCGTTTCACCGACAACAGCTTTCACAACACCGGCGTGCCGCCGGTCGCGGATCTGCCGCCGGATCGCGGCCGCATAGACGCGGTGGCGCAAGTCGAAGTCGACCCGTTCAACTGTTTCGGCGCCTTTCGCGATGGCGATGCCAGCGCCTGCGGCGAACTGCGCTTCATGGTCAAGGACGCGCCGCAGCTGATCCGCGCCTACAAGACGCCGTCATTGCGCGGCGCCGCCACGCGGCCACCCTACATGCATGCCGGGCAGTTTTCCTCGCTTGACGAGGTTGTGGCGCATTACACCAAGGCAGTACCGAGCGTCGAAGGCGTATCCGAAGTCCACCCGCTTGAGCTCTCGGACCGCGAGCGCGCGGCGCTGGTGGCGTTCCTCAAGACGCTCGCGGAGTAAAGTCACCGATCCTTCACCGTCTCCATCGCCACGAAGGTCGAGGTCTGGGCGACATGCGGCAAGGCCGAGATACGTTCACCCAGCACGCGGCGATAGGCGGCGATGTCCCTGGTTCGCACCTTCAGCAAATAGTCGAAGCTCGATGCCATCATGTGGCATTGCTCGATCTCAGGCACGGACTGAACCGCACGGTTGAAGGCGTCGAGCGCGGCCGAACGGGTGTCCGACAATTTGACCTGGACAAAGGCGACATGGCCTTCGCCCATGCGCTCGCGATCGATGATCGCCTGGTAGCCCCTGATATAGCCGTCCTTTTCCAGTCGCTTCACCCGCGCCTGCACCGGCGTCTTCGACAGGCCGACCATCGTCGCCAGTTCAGACATGGACAAACGGCCATCGCTGGCCAGCGCGGAGAGGATGTTTCGGTCGATGCGGTCCAATTGGTCTTCTGTCATCGAAATCATAGTCCAAATCAAACGAAACTGGCCAAATGATAGATCGATCGGGCTGCCTTGTCGATTTCTTTGGACCGATCTAAATCCAGACCTGTGCTAGCGTGCGTCATTCGGTCCGGTGACCGCCGGCCCGCTCCCTGACGCTCATTCCATAGGACCGCCATGCCAGCGCTCAACGCCATCCGCCAGCAGATCCGCGCCAATTATTTGCCCGACGAGGACGACGCCGTGAAGCGGCTGGCCGAGGCGACCGGACTTTCGGCGAAGGATCGACAAAGCATCTCGGCGCGTGCCGCCGACCTGGTGCGGGCGGTGCGCGGCTCGTCCGATCCGAGGCTGATGGAAGTCTTCCTCTCCGCCTACGGTCTTTCCACCAAGGAGGGCGTGGCGCTGATGTGCCTGGCCGAGGCGCTGCTGCGGGTGCCCGACACCGAGACGATGGACGATCTCATCGCCGACAAGATCGCGCCGCATGACTGGTCGGCGCATTCAGGCGGTTCAAGCTCCATTTTCGTCAACGCCTCGACCTGGGCGCTGATGCTGACCGGCCGCGTGCTCGACGAGGGCGAGGGCGGCATCGAAGGCACGCTGCGTTCGATGGTGCGCCGGTTGGGCGAGCCGGTCATCCGCAAGGCGGTGGCAGCCGCCATGCGCGAGATGGGCGAGCAGTTCGTGTTGGGCCGCACCATT
This genomic interval carries:
- a CDS encoding beta-ketoacyl-ACP synthase, with the protein product MSPHDVVITGIGLVSSLGEGPDAHWRKLAQPGLSPVLESGRFAPYTVHPLPAIDWNLQIAKRGDQRQMETWQRLGTYAAGLALDDAGIKGNDELCTTMDMVVAAGGGERDEAVDADIMAASESRNDRDVLLNEKLTTELRPTLFLAQLSNLLAGNISIVHKVTGSSRTFMGEEGAGVSAVETAAARIRSGQSTHILVGGAFQTEHSDMLLGYELAGYLHRGPWKPVWQRQGAEGGGVVSGSGGAFLVLEQREHAVGRGRKIYAELGAVVSGRARRRRGELDAEIAALLSRAALPNGNLLALSGASGAHAATTAEKAALDANPAITTRGFSTLTGHMKEAQFPFAVALAALAVDRKAAYPVFDAAAEKPFEGVPKSVLATAIGYHQFEGMALVNAA
- a CDS encoding acyl carrier protein; the protein is MSTTFDKVAKIIADTSEIDIDTITPESHTIDDLGIDSLDFLDIVFAIDKEFGIKVPLEKWTQEVNDGKASTDDYFVMKNLCAKIDALVAAKTA
- a CDS encoding histidine phosphatase family protein produces the protein MIRFALALFLLVIPASAHATDAGWALLRDGGHVVLLRNAMVTGATDPANFDIANCSTQINLSARGKQQASKIGALFAARAAPVSRVLSSRYCRCVDTARIAFEAEPELFAPLDLLSTDETAKAAQIAAIMKEIRAYSGSDNLVMVTHLEDIVALTGISPREGEAVVVEPQGEGLRVLGRVTF
- a CDS encoding AEC family transporter — protein: MSPLTETVLFVFSLVALGYLAGLTGYLKPASGEGISDFAVSVAMPLLLFQTMVNADFHGVAPWSLWSAYFIAVALTWAAGHLVTTRIFGRDARAGIVGGVSSSYSNVVLLGAPFILGIFGPNGFEVLSLLVSVHLPIMMMASIVLFEIFGRRGDEPVHPLRVVRSFLRKLLVNPLIIGILAGLAWRISGTPLPGLVSRLVDALASTAGPVALFAMGLSLRRFGISGNIRPALALSVLKLFLMPALVLGLVWLFGLPPLTAKVAVVVAALPSGINSYLIAVQFNTGQALASNQMTIATACAAVTTAFWLAVVGYVFG
- a CDS encoding NAD-dependent succinate-semialdehyde dehydrogenase; protein product: MLQKTSHFMRQANLINGEWVQADSGQTVDVNNPATGLKIGTVPKSGKAETRRAIEAADAAFKSWRKTTALDRSKLLRKLHDAIMDNQDVLAELLTIEQGKSLFESKGEIGSAAAYILWFAEEGRRTYGDVVPSPWADRRILVTKEPVGVIAAITPWNFPSSMLARKLGPALAAGCTAVVKPASQTPYSGLAWGALAEEVGFPKGVINILTGAAGEIGDEICSNPLVSKITFTGSTEVGKILIQKSSVTVKKVSMELGGNAPFIVFDDADLERAVAGAITAKYRNSGQTCVCTNRFLVQAGVYDKFVERLAAASNELKVGSGLEDGVQQGPLIDEKAVEKVEELIADATAKGGKVVAGGKRHALGGSFFQPTVIANATPKMRFMKEEIFGPVAPVFKFETEEEAIALANDTEFGLACYFYTGDLGRAFRVMEGLKYGMVGVNEGLITTPEAPFGGVKESGLGKEGGHQGIEDYLDTKYVCIGGLGL
- a CDS encoding aldose epimerase family protein, whose product is MTMKDGEVFGTTQAGEDVRRFTIKGGGLTASIIGLGAIVQDLRLNGHDAPLVLGYDRFQAYETDTAFFGAVVGRFANRIRDGRFTLAGNRYQTERNYLDKHTLHGGSQGYSHRAWAVSLHGRDFVTLTLHDPDGSMGFPGALEVTCTYRLKIPGTLSVELTATCEEPTLCNLAQHSYFNLDDGGAGDILDHRLMLNAGAYLPVDGDMIPTGAVKPVDGTAFDFRQARPIRMENEGEQLPYDQNFCLAPTRGPLRQAAWAQGANSGVEMEVWTTEPGVQLYTGQYVAPVSLGLGGRRYNAFSGFCLEAQVWPDAPNRPYFPQATLWPGAIYHQVTEYRFRLP
- a CDS encoding sugar kinase; translation: MAGNGVASVGECMLELSGQAGPNWRMGFAGDTFNTLWALHALSDDRPATYVSAFGDDPFSHDQIGFFAQNGIGVGASPIIAGARPGLYAITLTGAERSFTYWRGDAAARQLASDPLALAKSLQNQSLVYFSGITLAILDEGARKTLLAAVAIARCAGSRIAFDPNYRPRLWRNREDAQAAILEALAVTDIALPTFPDEQMLFGDTTPEATAERLGRTVGEIVVKNGEEPALVLSSGVSARVPAVHVAAPADTTGAGDSFNGGYLAARLAGHAPTKAAAHAHRVAAAVVQVRGALAPFEVLRSAFAG
- a CDS encoding FixH family protein; its protein translation is MASLWRYLLAGLGLAALLAGILAVVYLATPQTAQLAGADISRSKKTDNGLFMASFEPERGVVRQGELESWLLTLKTTAGDPVEGAAIAVSGGMPQHNHGLPTSPQATDYLGDGRYRIEGVKFTMAGWWQLHFAISATAGSDTVVFNVVL
- a CDS encoding cytochrome-c peroxidase, with translation MRRLLRLSGFLALSLATILAGCGKPDFSDAEKKTIASLALSTLPSLKPDTTNRFADVPAAAALGSTLFFDARMSRDGNVSCSTCHKIDRQFQDDLPQAVGVGRTNRRTMALAGVAYDPWFFWDGRRDSLWAQAVTPLENPLEQAGNRAAYAHYIKARFGERYERIFGPLPDLSTVPANASPLGNDAEKASWNSMSDQQRDAVNRVFSNIGKAIAAFERSIMPPQTRFDRFAVDLATGAQPKGDDAFSAQEVLGLKLFIGKANCVTCHNGPRFTDNSFHNTGVPPVADLPPDRGRIDAVAQVEVDPFNCFGAFRDGDASACGELRFMVKDAPQLIRAYKTPSLRGAATRPPYMHAGQFSSLDEVVAHYTKAVPSVEGVSEVHPLELSDRERAALVAFLKTLAE
- a CDS encoding Lrp/AsnC family transcriptional regulator encodes the protein MTEDQLDRIDRNILSALASDGRLSMSELATMVGLSKTPVQARVKRLEKDGYIRGYQAIIDRERMGEGHVAFVQVKLSDTRSAALDAFNRAVQSVPEIEQCHMMASSFDYLLKVRTRDIAAYRRVLGERISALPHVAQTSTFVAMETVKDR